In a genomic window of Dyadobacter fermentans DSM 18053:
- a CDS encoding RagB/SusD family nutrient uptake outer membrane protein, translated as MKSQKYKLFMLLALAFSSCDNSLDLNPLDQISTSTFWKTKSDFDKALTANYASMQADPWAVELPVWNCLTDDGFAQHNSGAAKEITSGSISPSTGGYVSGVYSESYKAIARVNIFLAQLKAYANPDVTETDRKLYEAETRFLRAFYYFQLYHLYGDVPLVLEPLTLETQNQPKVPAAEILAQINADLDFAIANLNANAYPQNGGHAAASSAQALKARVLMYAAYGENGTPDAAILAQVKALATEIMLKYSLSPNFEDVFRDAGQKNNPEIIFSTNFLAPNNTRPWDMYYGDWLVASPLQNFVDAFECTDGLPYGVSPLTDKKEPFKNRDPRLAKTVFVDHPDFGGGRVHIPSNSRPSGYGVLKFLEPGNIPFGYSTLSQQNAVVLRLADVLLMYAEAQNELAGPDATVYRAINDVRLRSKMPALPAGLTKAQMREKIRHERRIELAFEGLRYYDLKRWHIAGEVLNSVKDSFVPYKFEDKFYKWPIPQPEIDKSGGVLKQNEDYL; from the coding sequence ATGAAAAGTCAGAAATATAAACTGTTTATGCTGCTGGCGCTGGCGTTCAGTTCATGTGACAATTCCCTGGATCTCAATCCACTCGACCAGATTTCGACTTCGACCTTCTGGAAAACGAAAAGTGATTTTGACAAAGCATTAACCGCCAATTATGCTTCCATGCAGGCCGATCCCTGGGCGGTGGAGCTGCCGGTCTGGAACTGTCTCACCGACGATGGTTTCGCGCAGCACAATTCCGGCGCGGCGAAGGAAATCACTTCGGGCAGCATCAGTCCTTCCACAGGTGGTTATGTGTCGGGTGTTTACAGTGAAAGTTACAAGGCAATTGCGCGGGTCAATATTTTTCTTGCCCAGCTTAAAGCCTATGCAAATCCTGACGTAACGGAAACTGACAGGAAGCTTTACGAGGCAGAAACGCGGTTTTTGCGCGCATTTTATTATTTCCAATTGTATCATTTGTACGGAGATGTGCCGCTGGTTTTGGAGCCGCTTACTCTGGAAACCCAAAACCAGCCGAAAGTCCCAGCCGCTGAAATCCTGGCGCAGATCAATGCCGACCTGGACTTTGCCATTGCCAACCTGAATGCAAATGCTTATCCGCAAAATGGCGGGCACGCGGCGGCTTCTTCGGCCCAGGCTTTGAAAGCGCGGGTGCTGATGTACGCGGCTTATGGTGAAAACGGCACACCCGACGCAGCGATCCTGGCGCAGGTAAAAGCATTGGCTACGGAGATTATGCTGAAGTACAGCCTGAGCCCCAATTTTGAAGATGTGTTCCGCGATGCGGGCCAGAAGAACAATCCCGAAATCATCTTTTCGACTAATTTCCTGGCCCCTAACAACACGCGGCCCTGGGATATGTACTACGGCGACTGGCTGGTAGCGAGTCCGTTACAGAATTTTGTAGATGCTTTTGAATGCACCGACGGCCTGCCTTACGGCGTTTCTCCGCTGACAGACAAAAAAGAGCCCTTCAAAAACCGCGACCCACGCCTGGCCAAAACCGTTTTCGTCGACCACCCCGATTTTGGTGGCGGCAGGGTACATATCCCGTCCAACAGCCGGCCGTCGGGTTATGGTGTTTTGAAATTCCTGGAACCTGGCAACATTCCATTCGGGTACTCCACATTGAGTCAGCAAAATGCAGTAGTGTTGCGCCTGGCGGATGTTCTATTGATGTATGCCGAAGCACAAAATGAGCTCGCCGGTCCGGATGCGACGGTTTATAGAGCGATCAACGACGTGCGTCTGCGCTCCAAAATGCCGGCATTACCAGCAGGTTTAACCAAAGCCCAAATGCGCGAAAAAATCCGCCACGAACGCCGCATCGAGCTGGCATTCGAAGGCCTGCGCTATTATGATCTGAAAAGATGGCACATTGCCGGAGAGGTCCTGAACAGTGTAAAAGACAGTTTCGTGCCTTATAAATTTGAAGATAAATTTTACAAATGGCCCATCCCGCAGCCGGAAATTGATAAAAGCGGCGGGGTGTTGAAGCAGAATGAGGATTATTTGTAA
- a CDS encoding NAD(P)H-dependent oxidoreductase, giving the protein MRNELIKVLEKAAHEKNRLEEMNALAFSNELIRVLKAADVIAIGAPMYNWCITSSLKAYIDQVLRMNETWGLNRENRHDPYIGLLKDKTVYLLFSRGADGYDPGGYNEHINFAGSAAQPISVML; this is encoded by the coding sequence ATGCGTAACGAACTGATCAAAGTCCTTGAAAAAGCCGCACATGAAAAGAACCGGTTAGAAGAAATGAATGCGCTGGCATTCAGTAATGAGCTCATACGCGTGCTCAAAGCCGCAGATGTCATTGCGATAGGCGCACCAATGTACAATTGGTGTATTACCAGCTCTTTAAAGGCGTATATCGACCAGGTACTGCGAATGAATGAAACCTGGGGTTTAAACCGGGAAAACAGGCATGATCCATATATAGGCCTTCTGAAAGACAAGACCGTTTACCTGCTGTTCTCAAGGGGTGCCGATGGCTACGATCCGGGAGGATACAATGAGCATATCAATTTTGCCGGTTCGGCCGCCCAGCCGATCAGCGTCATGCTGTAA
- a CDS encoding glycoside hydrolase family 95 protein: protein MIQKFLLTTLTIFLNLAALAQQAPLRLWYTKPASQWEETIPLGNGRLGMMGDGGVTKETVVLNDITLWSGAPQDANRYDAHESLPEIRRLILAGKNDEAQALVNKNFVAKGAGSGHGDGANVPFGCYQVLGNLHLEFGYKGVDTARVQVRDYKRELSLDEAVSSVIYQVNGVTYTREYFTSFGDDLGIIKITADKPGQLNLRIALDRPERFQTVIKNNTLEMSGQLNNGTDGKGMRYLTKIKPLVKGGKTSVSGKQIVISDADEIIVYFSAGTDFKNKNFETETQRLIDAAVKKSYSVQKNLHTTNYQKLFNRTKIHLGGSKGDGVPTDQRLSAFQKNPEKDNELAVLYFQFGRYLSISSTRVGLLPPNLQGLWANQIRTPWNGDYHLDVNVQMNHWPVEVANLSELNLPLADLVKGMVKQGEKTAKAYYNANGWVAHVITNVWGYTEPGEEASWGASNAGSGWICNNLWEHYAFTHDKNYLKDIYPVLKGSAEFYISALIKDPKTGWLVTAPSVSPENSFYLPNGKTAAICMGPTIDNQITRELFTNVITACEVLGVDADFAKSLQNKLKELPPPGVVGSDGRLMEWLEEYKETDPKHRHISHLYGLYPAPLITPDKTPELAAASAKTLEVRGDDSPGWSKAYKLLFWARLHDGNRAGKLLRDLLTPTLQTNMNYGGGGGVYPNLLSAGPPFQIDGNFGGAAGIAEMLIQSHDGNIDILPAIPDEWKGSGEVKGLKARGNFTVDFKWENGKVTDYKITSKTPRKVTVRVNGEKMETTSTH from the coding sequence ATGATCCAAAAATTCCTGCTAACAACCCTAACCATTTTTCTCAACTTAGCGGCCCTCGCCCAGCAAGCCCCCCTCCGGCTCTGGTACACCAAACCCGCCTCCCAATGGGAAGAAACCATCCCGCTGGGAAACGGCCGCCTCGGAATGATGGGTGATGGTGGCGTTACAAAGGAAACTGTGGTGCTGAATGATATTACGCTCTGGTCGGGGGCGCCGCAGGATGCGAACCGGTACGATGCGCATGAGAGCTTGCCGGAGATCAGGAGACTGATCCTGGCAGGGAAAAATGATGAGGCGCAGGCGCTGGTCAACAAGAATTTTGTGGCAAAAGGTGCAGGGTCCGGTCACGGCGACGGGGCCAATGTGCCCTTTGGCTGCTACCAGGTTTTGGGAAATCTGCATCTGGAATTCGGCTACAAAGGCGTGGATACTGCGCGCGTGCAGGTGCGGGATTACAAGCGGGAGTTGTCGCTCGACGAGGCGGTTTCGAGTGTGATTTATCAAGTAAATGGCGTGACTTACACGCGGGAGTATTTTACCAGTTTTGGTGATGATTTGGGAATAATCAAAATCACTGCCGACAAGCCGGGACAGCTCAATCTTCGGATTGCACTCGACCGACCGGAGCGTTTTCAGACGGTTATCAAAAACAACACGCTCGAAATGTCGGGCCAGTTGAACAATGGTACCGATGGAAAAGGAATGCGTTATCTGACCAAAATAAAACCACTGGTGAAAGGCGGGAAAACGAGTGTTTCGGGAAAGCAAATTGTTATTTCTGACGCTGACGAGATCATCGTTTACTTTTCCGCAGGAACGGACTTTAAAAACAAAAACTTCGAAACGGAGACGCAGAGGCTGATTGATGCCGCAGTCAAGAAATCTTACAGTGTTCAGAAAAATTTACACACAACAAACTACCAGAAACTTTTTAATCGTACCAAAATACATTTAGGCGGATCAAAAGGCGACGGTGTTCCCACGGATCAGCGGCTTTCGGCATTCCAAAAGAATCCGGAAAAGGATAATGAACTGGCGGTATTGTATTTTCAATTTGGCCGGTACCTGAGCATCAGCAGCACGCGCGTAGGGCTATTGCCGCCGAACTTGCAGGGGCTCTGGGCGAACCAGATCCGCACGCCCTGGAACGGGGATTATCACCTGGATGTGAATGTGCAAATGAACCACTGGCCGGTGGAAGTAGCGAACCTCTCGGAGCTGAATTTGCCACTGGCGGATTTGGTAAAAGGAATGGTGAAGCAGGGAGAAAAAACGGCAAAGGCTTACTACAATGCAAACGGCTGGGTGGCGCACGTGATCACGAACGTGTGGGGCTATACCGAGCCGGGAGAAGAGGCTTCGTGGGGCGCGAGCAATGCAGGTTCGGGCTGGATATGCAATAATTTGTGGGAGCACTATGCCTTTACGCACGATAAAAATTACCTGAAAGACATTTACCCCGTGCTCAAAGGTTCGGCTGAATTTTACATCAGCGCATTGATCAAAGATCCCAAAACGGGCTGGCTGGTGACGGCGCCTTCGGTTTCGCCGGAGAACTCATTTTATCTCCCCAACGGAAAAACGGCGGCGATTTGCATGGGGCCGACGATCGACAACCAGATCACCCGCGAGCTTTTTACCAATGTGATCACCGCCTGCGAAGTGCTGGGCGTGGATGCGGATTTTGCCAAATCATTACAAAACAAACTGAAAGAACTGCCGCCGCCGGGCGTGGTAGGCAGCGACGGCAGGCTGATGGAATGGTTGGAAGAATACAAGGAAACCGATCCGAAGCACCGGCACATTTCACATTTGTACGGGCTATACCCTGCACCGCTGATCACACCGGACAAAACGCCCGAACTGGCCGCGGCTTCTGCCAAAACGCTGGAAGTTCGCGGGGATGATAGTCCGGGCTGGTCGAAGGCTTACAAACTGCTTTTCTGGGCGAGGCTGCATGACGGTAACCGTGCCGGAAAACTGCTTCGTGACTTGCTCACACCTACATTGCAAACCAATATGAACTATGGTGGCGGTGGCGGCGTGTATCCCAATCTGCTCTCCGCCGGCCCGCCTTTTCAGATCGACGGCAACTTCGGCGGCGCGGCGGGCATTGCCGAAATGCTGATCCAGAGCCACGACGGTAATATCGATATTCTACCCGCCATCCCCGACGAATGGAAAGGTTCCGGTGAAGTGAAAGGTTTGAAGGCGCGGGGCAATTTTACAGTGGATTTTAAATGGGAAAACGGGAAAGTAACCGACTATAAAATCACTTCAAAGACGCCTCGGAAAGTGACGGTGAGAGTGAATGGTGAAAAAATGGAAACTACATCAACTCACTAA
- a CDS encoding BspA family leucine-rich repeat surface protein: MSNPGLWDTQISFFANTSGPVTYYWKEISPGTASGSGIFNSSGSLATIRNLPAGSTIDLSIQPENFDRFRMSDGPDKERLIDVRQWGTTDWTSMQSAFEGCVNLQISAADIPDLSRVTTMQSMFAFCKVLNGPENIGLWQTGNVTNMMSVFDNALAFNQPIGSWNTSMITTMDWMFSYALSFNQPLGDWDTGNVTGMTAMFQAARAFDQPIGDWNVGAVTSMGNMFFDATQFNQPIGRWNTAKVTNMDRMFSRAVSFNQPLNNWDVSKVTSMSSMFGTASSFNQSLGSWTFHPAVNLANMLNSCGMDTRNYDSTLNGWNQNPLTPNGRTLHAAGLRYSSNALVSRNNLINNKGWTILRDSQAPLPVRLISFTGMYHEKAVTLNWTTSEEENNEGFEIQKSADAVSFEKIGFVRGSSDTKTLSTYQFFDLSPFSTTYYRLKQHDHDGTFAYSRIISVKSKTAPVKIYPNPARDVVFFESERTPQKVVIVNLLGQKVWEEDDVAESIDISSISDGLYIVKIGEQVTPLVIRR, from the coding sequence TTGTCAAATCCCGGACTCTGGGACACACAGATCAGCTTCTTTGCGAATACCAGTGGACCGGTGACTTATTACTGGAAGGAGATATCGCCTGGCACAGCATCAGGTTCGGGTATATTCAACAGCAGCGGTAGTCTGGCAACAATTCGTAACCTGCCTGCCGGTTCTACCATAGACCTGAGTATCCAGCCCGAAAATTTTGATAGATTTCGCATGTCCGACGGCCCTGACAAAGAGCGTTTGATTGATGTCAGACAATGGGGAACAACGGACTGGACATCGATGCAAAGCGCATTCGAGGGCTGTGTGAACCTTCAAATCAGTGCTGCCGACATCCCCGATTTGAGCCGGGTTACAACCATGCAGTCCATGTTTGCTTTTTGTAAAGTTCTGAATGGTCCTGAAAATATCGGTTTATGGCAAACTGGTAATGTCACAAACATGATGTCGGTTTTTGACAATGCTCTGGCATTCAACCAGCCCATTGGCAGCTGGAATACTTCGATGATCACCACTATGGACTGGATGTTTTCCTACGCGCTGTCTTTCAACCAGCCATTGGGCGATTGGGATACGGGTAATGTGACAGGCATGACGGCCATGTTTCAGGCAGCCAGAGCGTTTGACCAGCCGATTGGTGACTGGAATGTGGGCGCTGTGACCAGCATGGGTAACATGTTTTTTGATGCCACCCAATTCAACCAGCCAATCGGACGATGGAATACCGCCAAGGTCACCAATATGGACAGAATGTTTAGCAGGGCTGTCAGCTTCAACCAACCGTTAAACAATTGGGACGTCAGTAAGGTCACCAGCATGAGCTCCATGTTCGGAACAGCTTCTTCATTTAATCAATCACTCGGTTCCTGGACTTTTCACCCGGCCGTTAACCTGGCCAATATGCTCAATAGCTGCGGAATGGATACAAGGAATTACGATTCGACCTTGAACGGATGGAACCAAAACCCGCTTACTCCAAATGGTCGCACCCTGCATGCGGCGGGCCTTCGGTACAGCAGCAACGCCTTGGTGTCACGGAACAATCTGATCAATAACAAAGGATGGACTATTTTACGGGATAGTCAGGCGCCACTGCCGGTCCGGCTTATCAGCTTTACGGGAATGTATCATGAAAAGGCTGTTACATTGAACTGGACAACATCCGAAGAAGAAAACAATGAGGGATTCGAAATCCAAAAAAGCGCAGATGCGGTTTCTTTTGAAAAGATTGGATTTGTCCGGGGCAGTTCAGACACTAAAACGCTGAGCACATATCAGTTTTTTGACCTGAGTCCATTTTCAACAACCTATTATCGACTAAAACAACATGACCACGACGGAACTTTCGCATATTCCCGGATCATCTCCGTCAAGAGTAAGACGGCACCCGTAAAAATCTATCCGAACCCCGCCCGGGATGTGGTGTTTTTTGAAAGCGAGCGCACACCTCAAAAAGTGGTCATCGTGAATCTGCTTGGACAAAAAGTATGGGAAGAAGATGACGTTGCCGAATCAATTGACATAAGCAGCATTAGCGATGGGCTTTACATTGTCAAAATAGGAGAGCAGGTTACACCGCTTGTGATTCGCAGGTAA
- a CDS encoding CBM35 domain-containing protein, whose product MHLIFKKIGSLALLAALLSFNAFSQSFEAESGTLAGGADMQDCASCSGQKMVGNLGGGAVTVPVNVAAAGNYRLTLFYATGDQRTINITPNAGGFVAVTCPASGGWSEVASIGVNVSLNAGSNSIKLDNVYGYGPNVDRFTLTPLNAPDIQTIAFGTNNRIDYDLNNGTYDVYFENLKTVGEAFATANSNAVFNSTTGYTSRTYTSTPVTDQFGSGTRHVITSTGSGQLEMQQVFYTYSNKNHFYTELILNGSGANSYKMTPLTSNAVNIHSGGDRRALFVPFDNDKWVRYEAKEIGYANFTSSEAGAIYDNTSRKGLLVGSVEHEVWKTGVNLAGEGRTETSFISVIAGWTNENVTRDKRGHGWVSVGQQSCKSPRIMVGYHSDWRAGLEEYGKANALAEPRYIFEWTAATPFGWNSWGAIQANLDLLKAKSVVDFFANDVPAFRNGDNTLYVDLDSYWDNLAPGGINGDFSQLNEFANYCKSKGLKPGIYWAPFVDWGKSNRPMEGSTYNYEDVWTKVNGAPLDLDGAYALDPTHPGTKARIALLIGKFKACGFEMIKIDFLAHASLEADSFYEPGVHTGMEAYKIGMEYLTDQLDGSMLVYAAISPNLATGRYAHMRRIACDAYKDMGETAYTLNSTNYGWWQNQIYQYIDADHIVFGTETAGENRARLASAIVTGTIITGDDYASEGAWKVTSQTLLQNADLLHLAKDGKAFRPVEGNTGWDPNALFVKTIGAQHYLAVFNYGSEPQTFNVNLARAGLNASASYNTKELFSGEDPSARKAATTAQGTLTLNIPGQDVALVRLTDTSLPVTLFPNPGNTQLNVKVPRNFSGELYLKIAAANGTNVFSEKFTKYSEKGLTISIAELEKGNYVISLEDNKGNSLRGKFVKN is encoded by the coding sequence ATGCATTTGATTTTTAAGAAAATAGGAAGCCTGGCTTTGCTTGCGGCACTGCTTTCATTCAATGCTTTTTCACAAAGTTTCGAAGCAGAATCCGGCACACTGGCCGGTGGTGCGGATATGCAGGATTGTGCATCCTGCTCGGGACAGAAAATGGTGGGTAACCTGGGCGGCGGTGCGGTGACCGTGCCGGTGAATGTGGCCGCAGCGGGGAATTACAGGCTGACACTTTTCTATGCCACGGGAGACCAGCGCACGATTAACATTACACCCAATGCGGGCGGTTTTGTGGCGGTAACTTGTCCGGCTTCCGGCGGCTGGTCGGAAGTGGCGAGCATTGGGGTCAACGTTTCTTTGAATGCAGGAAGTAATAGTATCAAACTGGACAATGTATACGGCTACGGCCCGAATGTAGATAGATTTACCTTAACCCCGCTGAATGCGCCTGACATTCAAACCATTGCATTTGGTACTAATAACCGCATTGATTATGACCTGAATAACGGGACTTACGATGTGTATTTTGAAAATTTAAAAACCGTCGGTGAAGCATTTGCAACAGCCAATTCGAATGCAGTTTTTAACAGTACGACCGGCTACACCAGCCGCACTTACACCTCCACACCGGTAACAGATCAATTCGGTTCGGGCACGCGGCATGTCATTACTTCCACCGGAAGCGGCCAGCTGGAAATGCAGCAGGTTTTTTACACCTATTCGAATAAAAATCATTTCTATACGGAACTGATCCTGAATGGTTCCGGTGCCAATTCCTACAAAATGACGCCGCTGACTTCCAATGCGGTGAACATCCATTCAGGCGGCGACCGCCGTGCGCTTTTCGTGCCCTTTGATAACGACAAATGGGTGCGCTACGAAGCGAAAGAAATTGGTTATGCCAACTTTACTTCGTCCGAAGCCGGGGCGATCTACGATAATACGAGCCGGAAAGGATTGCTTGTCGGCTCGGTGGAGCATGAAGTCTGGAAAACGGGCGTGAACCTGGCGGGAGAGGGGCGGACGGAAACTTCATTCATTTCTGTGATCGCAGGCTGGACCAATGAAAATGTGACACGGGACAAACGCGGTCACGGCTGGGTGAGCGTGGGACAACAAAGCTGCAAATCGCCGCGGATTATGGTAGGTTACCACAGCGACTGGCGGGCGGGGCTTGAAGAATACGGAAAAGCAAATGCCCTGGCCGAGCCCCGCTACATTTTTGAATGGACGGCCGCTACGCCGTTCGGCTGGAACAGCTGGGGCGCGATCCAGGCAAACCTGGATTTACTCAAAGCAAAATCCGTCGTCGACTTTTTCGCAAATGACGTTCCTGCTTTCAGAAATGGCGATAACACTTTGTATGTAGACCTGGATTCTTACTGGGATAATCTGGCGCCGGGGGGTATCAATGGCGATTTCAGCCAGCTCAACGAGTTCGCCAACTATTGCAAATCCAAAGGTTTGAAGCCGGGCATTTACTGGGCGCCGTTTGTGGATTGGGGAAAATCCAACCGACCAATGGAAGGCAGCACCTACAATTACGAGGATGTGTGGACGAAAGTCAATGGCGCGCCGCTCGACCTCGACGGAGCTTATGCGCTTGACCCGACGCATCCAGGCACGAAAGCCAGGATTGCATTGCTGATCGGGAAATTCAAAGCGTGTGGTTTTGAAATGATCAAAATTGATTTTCTGGCGCACGCATCCCTGGAAGCGGATAGTTTTTACGAGCCGGGCGTCCACACGGGAATGGAGGCTTACAAAATCGGAATGGAATACCTGACCGACCAGCTCGACGGTTCCATGCTGGTTTATGCAGCGATTTCGCCAAATCTGGCGACGGGCCGCTACGCCCACATGCGGCGCATTGCGTGCGATGCCTATAAAGATATGGGCGAAACGGCCTACACTTTGAACAGTACCAATTACGGCTGGTGGCAAAACCAGATTTACCAGTACATCGACGCCGATCACATTGTTTTTGGAACAGAAACTGCGGGCGAAAACCGGGCGCGGCTGGCTTCGGCCATTGTGACCGGGACGATCATCACCGGCGACGATTATGCAAGCGAAGGCGCATGGAAAGTAACTTCGCAAACCTTACTGCAAAACGCTGATCTGCTGCATCTTGCCAAAGACGGAAAAGCGTTCCGGCCGGTGGAGGGAAACACTGGCTGGGACCCCAATGCGCTTTTTGTCAAAACCATCGGGGCACAGCATTACCTGGCCGTATTTAACTATGGAAGTGAACCGCAGACTTTTAATGTAAACCTGGCGCGGGCGGGGTTAAATGCCAGCGCTTCTTACAACACGAAAGAACTTTTCTCAGGCGAAGACCCTTCGGCAAGAAAAGCAGCAACGACCGCGCAAGGCACATTGACACTGAACATTCCCGGCCAGGACGTGGCTTTGGTTCGGTTGACGGACACCAGTCTGCCGGTGACACTATTCCCAAACCCGGGAAATACGCAGCTGAATGTAAAAGTGCCCCGTAACTTTTCCGGCGAATTGTATCTGAAAATTGCAGCAGCAAATGGCACGAATGTGTTTTCCGAAAAATTTACCAAGTATTCGGAAAAGGGCTTGACAATCAGCATTGCCGAACTGGAAAAAGGCAATTACGTAATTTCCCTGGAAGACAATAAAGGAAATAGCCTGCGTGGCAAGTTTGTCAAGAATTAA